The following coding sequences are from one Eleginops maclovinus isolate JMC-PN-2008 ecotype Puerto Natales chromosome 11, JC_Emac_rtc_rv5, whole genome shotgun sequence window:
- the hpda gene encoding 4-hydroxyphenylpyruvate dioxygenase, with product MTSYTDKGEKHARGRFVKFHHITFWVGNAKQAASFYCDKMGFEPFAYKGLETGSREVVSHVIRQDKIIFAFESALNPGNEEMGEHLVKHGDGVKDIAFQVEDCDFLVKTAKERGAVIVKDPWVEQDSHGRIKFAVLQTYGDTTHTLVEYLSPYKGLYLPGYKEPLFKDPLLANLPPAGLHFIDHIVGNQPDDQMVPITDWYQKCLMFHRFWSIDDKQIHTQYSSLRSIVVTNYEETIKMPINEPARGKKISQIQEYVDYNGGPGAQHIALNTSDIIQAVVNLRARGMEFLSAPDKYYDNLRLNLKTAKIKVKEDFDRLQELKILVDYDDKGYLLQIFTKPVQDRPTLFLEVIQRSNHFGFGAGNFKSLFEAIEKDQDARGNLTVLTPDRQAKALY from the exons ATG ACAAGCTACACAGATAAAGGGGAGAAG CATGCAAGGGGAAGGTTTGTCAAGTTTCATCATATCACCTTCTGGGTTGGCAATGCCAAGCAG GCAGCCTCCTTCTACTGTGATAAGATGGGCTTTGAGCCTTTTGCCTATAAGGGTCTGGAGACTGGCAGCAGAGAGGTGGTGTCGCATGTCATCAGACAGGATAAG ATAATTTTTGCTTTTGAATCAGCGCTAAATCCTGGAAATGAAG AGATGGGAGAACACTTGGTGAAGCATGGAGACGGAGTCAAAGACATCGCTTTCCAAGTGGAGGATTGTGACTTCTTAGTCAAG ACAGCTAAAGAGCGAGGAGCTGTGATCGTGAAGGATCCCTGGGTGGAGCAGGACAGCCATGGGAGGATCAAGTTTGCTGTGCTTCAAACG TATGGAGATACAACACATACACTCGTTGAGTACCTCAGTCCCTACAAAGGCCTGTACCTGCCAGGCTACAAAGAGCCTCTGTTTAAGGATCCTCTGTTAGCCAATCT tCCACCGGCAGGTTTGCACTTCATCGATCACATTGTGGGAAATCAGCCAGATGACCAAATGGTGCCAATAACAGACTG GTATCAGAAGTGTTTGATGTTCCACCGGTTCTGGTCAATAGACGACAAGCAGATCCACACGCAGTACAGCTCACTGAGGTCCATAGTGGTGACCAACTATGAGGAGACCATCAAGATGCCCATCAATGAACCTGCAAGGGGGAAGAAAATTTCACAAATCCAG GAATATGTGGACTACAACGGGGGACCAGGTGCTCAGCACATCGCCCTGAACACGTCAGACATTATCCAAGCC GTGGTGAACCTGCGCGCCCGAGGGATGGAGTTCCTCTCAGCGCCTGACAAGTACTACGACAACCTGCGGCTGAATCTCAAAACTGCCAAGATCAAGGTGAAGGAGGACTTCGACCGTTTACAG GAATTGAAGATCTTAGTTGATTATGACGATAAGGGATACCTCCTTCAAATCTTCACCAAACCAGTGCAGGACAGACCGACTCTCTTCCTGGAGGTCATTCAGCGGAGCAACCACTTT GGCTTTGGGGCAGGAAACTTCAAGTCTCTCTTTGAGGCCATAGAGAAGGACCAAGACGCCCGTGGCAACCTCACTGTGCTGACACCCGACAGGCAGGCCAAAGCCTTATACTGA